From Segatella copri, the proteins below share one genomic window:
- a CDS encoding N-acetylmuramoyl-L-alanine amidase translates to MRDIDMIVVHCSGSRCDHRYTMKMLRYDHVHNNGWTDIGYHFYITLDGVVHACRPVERMGSHALGYNAHSIGICYEGGLSPSGCISDTRTPKQKESMKHLIQDLHHRFPGIRTILGHRDLPGVQKACPCFDATKLQYLLDAS, encoded by the coding sequence ATGAGAGATATCGATATGATAGTTGTGCATTGCAGCGGTAGCCGCTGCGATCACCGTTATACGATGAAGATGCTGCGCTACGACCATGTTCATAACAACGGCTGGACTGACATCGGCTACCATTTCTACATCACGCTGGATGGAGTGGTTCATGCCTGTCGCCCGGTAGAGCGTATGGGCTCTCATGCCCTCGGTTACAATGCGCACAGCATAGGCATCTGTTACGAGGGTGGTCTTTCGCCATCGGGCTGCATCAGCGACACCCGCACTCCTAAGCAGAAGGAGTCGATGAAGCATCTGATTCAGGATCTTCACCACCGTTTCCCGGGCATCCGTACCATCCTGGGGCATCGCGATTTGCCTGGCGTTCAGAAAGCCTGTCCGTGTTTTGATGCCACGAAGCTCCAGTACCTCCTGGATGCTTCCTGA
- a CDS encoding smalltalk protein, which produces MTEKNKQKWNEIIKFAVTVLTALLGALGVSAGGL; this is translated from the coding sequence ATGACAGAAAAGAACAAGCAGAAATGGAATGAGATTATCAAGTTTGCAGTAACCGTACTGACAGCTCTCCTCGGGGCGTTGGGCGTTTCGGCAGGTGGACTTTAG
- a CDS encoding HU family DNA-binding protein, with translation MAINYSLVKLASKFGDKAGVPLFYARAQMKDSISLKKFAKLISMQTTVSYADVTAVLVSMQENMIIELQRGNQIDFGELGKFRLQLTSEGAATAAEFKSDINIKGVNIQFIPGSDLANIFVGMEFEQVASRAVQKAALKAEKEGAKTLDIEEAKKKPAKDNASSGGDTTGGNTSGEQTGGTGSTGNGDTGDGLE, from the coding sequence ATGGCAATTAATTACAGTTTAGTAAAGCTTGCGTCAAAATTTGGTGACAAAGCAGGAGTTCCTCTTTTCTACGCCCGTGCTCAGATGAAAGACTCCATTTCGCTCAAGAAGTTCGCGAAGTTGATCTCTATGCAGACCACTGTATCCTATGCGGATGTAACAGCCGTTCTGGTCAGTATGCAGGAGAACATGATCATCGAGTTGCAGCGAGGCAACCAGATTGATTTCGGCGAGTTGGGCAAGTTCCGCCTCCAGCTTACCAGTGAGGGTGCTGCAACCGCAGCCGAATTTAAGAGCGACATCAACATCAAGGGTGTGAACATCCAGTTTATCCCGGGCAGCGATCTTGCTAACATCTTCGTAGGTATGGAGTTTGAGCAGGTTGCATCACGTGCCGTACAGAAGGCTGCCCTCAAGGCTGAGAAGGAGGGTGCCAAGACTCTCGACATTGAGGAGGCTAAGAAAAAGCCTGCCAAGGACAATGCTTCTTCAGGCGGCGATACCACGGGTGGCAACACCTCTGGCGAACAGACTGGCGGAACAGGTAGCACTGGCAACGGTGACACAGGAGACGGATTAGAATAA
- a CDS encoding replication initiation protein, translating to MEQRNQQPPGGQQSFPQTNQQEKQLITILGVQGLSYQNYSVVELKIVLQIIKHAQKAILGYVIPYHVTPQTFSNFTVEQRAAGHTDVTMKLSEFSYGAPHYAQLRDAIQRIESKPIQLPFKQGDQTYYRKFSCLFKSEIYQDRHKNWLVKFRFDNNVMRFFYNYDKGVSRIDLNAINQCRSASSIKLYLIMNCWAVKGFTISKTAHIQQLMHGKEDYYKTWSELDRKCLAFACKDLKRLYRNHVIDQYLTYKPFFLEEGEKVKHHLPEHITFTLHDRRTSGETAEGAEVSSELRGQRSKLKLRLQCNYDVSEKKAEQLSGYLRLDMIGDLEDFFLRKDYYIANCRRSNKKMNTGGYMTTAMVGFFKDHGVEGL from the coding sequence ATGGAACAACGAAATCAACAGCCTCCGGGCGGACAGCAGTCCTTCCCTCAGACAAATCAACAAGAGAAACAACTGATAACCATCCTTGGCGTACAGGGATTGTCTTACCAGAACTATTCTGTGGTAGAACTCAAAATCGTTCTACAGATTATCAAGCATGCCCAGAAAGCCATCTTGGGCTATGTTATCCCTTATCACGTAACTCCCCAGACCTTTAGTAATTTCACGGTAGAACAGAGAGCTGCAGGCCACACGGATGTCACCATGAAACTGTCTGAGTTTTCTTATGGAGCTCCCCATTATGCGCAATTGCGCGATGCCATCCAGCGTATAGAATCCAAGCCCATCCAGCTGCCGTTCAAGCAGGGCGACCAGACCTACTACCGGAAATTTTCATGCCTGTTCAAGAGTGAGATATACCAAGACCGGCACAAGAACTGGTTGGTAAAATTCCGCTTCGACAACAACGTGATGCGGTTTTTCTACAATTACGACAAGGGAGTCAGCCGTATCGACCTCAATGCCATCAACCAATGCCGCAGTGCATCGAGCATCAAGTTATATCTCATCATGAACTGCTGGGCTGTAAAGGGATTCACCATCAGCAAAACGGCGCATATCCAGCAACTGATGCATGGCAAGGAAGATTACTACAAGACCTGGTCGGAACTGGACAGAAAATGTCTGGCTTTCGCCTGCAAAGACCTCAAGCGCCTTTACCGGAACCACGTCATAGACCAGTATCTTACCTATAAGCCTTTCTTTCTGGAAGAGGGTGAAAAAGTGAAGCATCACCTGCCCGAGCACATCACCTTTACCCTGCACGACCGTCGCACTTCTGGCGAAACTGCGGAGGGTGCAGAAGTGAGCAGCGAACTGAGAGGGCAGCGGAGCAAACTGAAACTCCGGCTGCAATGCAATTATGATGTGAGCGAGAAGAAGGCTGAGCAGTTGAGCGGCTATCTCAGGTTAGATATGATTGGCGACCTAGAAGACTTCTTCCTGCGAAAGGATTATTACATAGCCAACTGCAGGCGTTCGAACAAGAAGATGAACACGGGTGGCTATATGACCACAGCCATGGTAGGTTTCTTTAAGGATCATGGTGTAGAAGGATTGTAA
- a CDS encoding DUF4248 domain-containing protein — MNYPQRMYSKTELGLLYFPDTTDGATARRHIMEWIKRCVPLWNELQRLGYQKRSQYFPPRQVSTIFEYLGEPGA; from the coding sequence ATGAATTATCCCCAACGTATGTACAGCAAGACCGAACTCGGTCTGCTCTATTTTCCCGACACAACCGACGGGGCGACAGCGCGCCGTCATATCATGGAATGGATCAAGCGTTGTGTGCCTCTCTGGAACGAGCTGCAACGTTTAGGCTACCAGAAGCGTAGCCAGTATTTCCCTCCCCGCCAGGTATCCACCATCTTCGAATATCTGGGCGAGCCGGGGGCATAA
- the ribH gene encoding 6,7-dimethyl-8-ribityllumazine synthase produces MATALHNLSEYDFTKIPDASNMCFGIVVAEWNPEITGALLDGAVKTLEKHGALTENIHVKTVPGSFELIYGAHQMVLNGGYDAVIILGSVIRGETPHFDYICEGVTYGIARLNATQEIPVIYGLLTTNDLQQAKDRSGGKLGNKGDECAIDAIKMAKF; encoded by the coding sequence ATGGCAACAGCACTTCATAATTTATCTGAATACGACTTTACTAAAATACCAGACGCCAGTAACATGTGCTTTGGTATCGTTGTAGCAGAATGGAATCCTGAGATAACGGGCGCTTTGCTCGACGGAGCAGTAAAAACACTCGAAAAACATGGAGCACTCACTGAGAACATCCATGTGAAAACTGTTCCAGGCAGCTTTGAGCTTATCTATGGAGCCCATCAAATGGTTTTGAATGGCGGCTATGATGCAGTCATCATTTTAGGTAGTGTGATACGTGGTGAAACTCCTCACTTCGATTACATCTGCGAGGGTGTTACCTACGGTATTGCCCGTCTGAATGCTACTCAGGAAATTCCTGTTATCTATGGTCTCTTGACTACCAACGATCTGCAGCAGGCTAAGGATCGTAGCGGCGGTAAGTTGGGTAACAAGGGTGATGAGTGTGCTATAGATGCTATCAAGATGGCTAAGTTCTAG
- a CDS encoding tetratricopeptide repeat protein, whose protein sequence is MANNNVQAQETESLNIREAFFLKYKKAIIIAVVAIIVIIAGVFGYVSQISGPREDKASTMLAKGQTYFANQMYEQALKGDGAGYVGFTKIADEYSSTDAGNLANLYAGLCYANLGKWAEAQKSLEAFSSEDDQMISPAAEAALGDAYAHLNQLDKAVDAFKKAASMADSKAEDGTNNSLSPTFMIKAGEILESQGKKDEALKLYQDAKKKYVNAMLVQSGEIDKYIERASN, encoded by the coding sequence ATGGCAAACAACAACGTACAGGCTCAGGAAACAGAGAGCCTAAACATTCGTGAGGCCTTCTTCTTGAAGTACAAGAAGGCAATTATCATTGCAGTAGTAGCTATCATTGTTATCATTGCAGGTGTATTCGGTTATGTATCTCAGATCTCAGGTCCTCGTGAGGACAAGGCTAGCACTATGCTTGCTAAGGGTCAGACCTACTTTGCTAACCAGATGTATGAGCAGGCATTGAAGGGTGATGGCGCTGGCTATGTAGGTTTTACTAAGATTGCTGACGAATACAGCAGCACAGATGCAGGTAACCTGGCAAACCTCTATGCAGGTCTTTGCTATGCAAACCTCGGCAAATGGGCAGAAGCTCAGAAGAGTCTGGAAGCTTTCTCTTCAGAAGACGACCAGATGATCAGTCCTGCTGCTGAAGCTGCCTTAGGTGATGCTTATGCGCATCTCAACCAGCTCGACAAGGCTGTAGATGCTTTCAAGAAGGCTGCTTCTATGGCTGACAGCAAGGCCGAAGATGGTACAAACAACAGTCTTTCTCCTACATTCATGATCAAGGCTGGCGAGATTCTCGAAAGCCAGGGTAAGAAAGACGAAGCTTTGAAGCTTTATCAGGATGCTAAGAAGAAGTATGTTAACGCTATGCTCGTACAGAGTGGCGAAATCGACAAGTACATCGAGCGCGCTTCTAACTAA
- the recF gene encoding DNA replication/repair protein RecF (All proteins in this family for which functions are known are DNA-binding proteins that assist the filamentation of RecA onto DNA for the initiation of recombination or recombinational repair.): protein MILKNISIINFKNIKSANLELSPKINCLIGHNGMGKTNFLDAIYYLSFCRSAYNSIDSQIITHDEPFFMLEGNYDNDKGEIENVYCGMKRGTKKHFKRNKKEYKRLSQHIGLIPLILVSPSDVSLIEGGSEERRKLMDVVISQYDYSYIEALSNYNKALQQRNALLKMEEEPDITLLELWEQQMASNGELLYRKRQAFVDELVPLFQQIYQQISGDKEQVRLHYVSHCQRGPLLDVIQRDRFKDRAVGYSLHGVHRDDLEFLLGDYPMKREGSQGQNKTFVIALKLAQFTFLQRTSSNTLPLLLLDDIFDKLDAQRVEAIVKLVAGDHFGQIFITDTNRDHLDKILQNMQGDHTIFYVENGEIIK from the coding sequence ATGATTTTAAAGAATATTTCCATTATTAACTTTAAAAATATAAAGAGCGCCAATCTGGAGTTGTCGCCCAAAATCAATTGTCTGATAGGACATAATGGCATGGGAAAGACTAATTTCCTTGATGCCATCTACTATCTCTCTTTCTGTAGGAGTGCCTATAATTCTATCGATTCCCAGATTATTACTCATGATGAGCCTTTCTTTATGCTGGAGGGAAATTATGATAACGATAAGGGGGAGATAGAGAATGTTTACTGTGGCATGAAACGGGGTACCAAGAAGCATTTCAAGAGAAACAAGAAGGAGTATAAGCGTCTTTCGCAACATATTGGGCTTATCCCTCTGATTCTGGTTTCTCCATCTGATGTTTCTCTGATAGAAGGGGGAAGTGAAGAGCGCAGAAAACTGATGGATGTGGTCATCTCTCAGTATGATTACTCTTATATAGAGGCTTTATCCAACTATAATAAGGCTTTGCAACAGAGAAATGCTTTGCTGAAAATGGAGGAGGAGCCTGATATTACGCTGCTGGAACTTTGGGAACAGCAGATGGCGAGTAATGGTGAATTGCTGTACCGGAAACGGCAGGCTTTCGTTGACGAACTGGTTCCGCTGTTTCAGCAGATTTATCAGCAGATTTCGGGTGATAAGGAGCAGGTCCGTCTTCACTATGTTTCTCATTGCCAGAGAGGTCCTTTGCTGGATGTTATCCAGCGCGACCGGTTTAAGGATCGTGCTGTAGGGTATTCTCTGCATGGTGTTCACCGTGATGATCTGGAGTTTTTGCTGGGTGATTATCCGATGAAGAGAGAGGGAAGTCAGGGACAGAACAAAACTTTCGTGATTGCCCTGAAACTGGCTCAATTTACTTTCCTGCAGCGCACGAGTTCCAATACACTTCCTTTGCTCCTCTTAGATGATATCTTCGATAAGTTGGATGCACAGCGGGTTGAGGCTATTGTGAAACTGGTTGCCGGTGACCATTTCGGCCAGATTTTTATCACGGATACGAACCGTGATCATTTGGATAAGATTCTCCAGAACATGCAGGGAGATCATACGATATTCTATGTAGAGAATGGGGAAATAATAAAGTAA
- a CDS encoding DUF721 domain-containing protein has translation MFRRKVKSIAELLPEFLRKEGLETPLQQKRLIMSWDSVVGDNIAAYCGDKFIKNQTLYVKIENAALRADLTMSRATLVRRLNEQVGAQVIADIRFY, from the coding sequence ATGTTTAGAAGAAAAGTTAAGTCAATAGCAGAACTCTTGCCTGAATTTCTGAGAAAGGAAGGCTTGGAGACTCCTTTACAGCAGAAACGCCTGATAATGAGTTGGGATTCTGTGGTAGGGGATAATATTGCTGCATATTGTGGTGATAAGTTTATCAAGAACCAGACTCTCTATGTAAAGATAGAGAATGCTGCATTGAGGGCTGACCTCACGATGAGCCGTGCTACTCTTGTTCGCCGTTTGAATGAACAGGTTGGTGCACAGGTTATTGCAGATATACGCTTTTATTGA
- a CDS encoding 5-formyltetrahydrofolate cyclo-ligase — protein sequence MDKKELRKIIKDRKRQYSSRQLEELSLSVLSRLDSNPHLQNAQTILMYYSLPDEVDTHHYIDQLVSRGKRVILPVVLDDTNMELREYSGVQDLKEGAYHILEPKGKIYPEEKYPEIELAVIPGMSFDMKGNRLGRGKGYYDRFLAQIPHAYKIGICFDFQKIKEEGLLPVTPTDICMDEII from the coding sequence ATGGACAAGAAAGAATTAAGAAAAATCATAAAAGACAGAAAGCGACAGTATTCCTCAAGACAACTTGAGGAACTGTCGCTTTCTGTATTATCACGTTTAGATTCCAACCCGCATCTTCAGAATGCCCAAACCATACTGATGTACTATTCGCTTCCTGATGAAGTGGACACCCATCATTATATAGACCAACTTGTTTCCAGGGGAAAACGGGTGATACTGCCCGTTGTGCTGGACGATACGAATATGGAACTGAGAGAATATTCCGGAGTTCAAGACCTGAAGGAAGGAGCCTATCATATACTTGAACCGAAAGGTAAGATTTATCCGGAAGAGAAATATCCTGAGATAGAACTTGCCGTAATCCCAGGTATGAGTTTCGATATGAAAGGCAACCGGTTAGGAAGAGGAAAAGGCTATTACGACAGATTTCTTGCCCAGATTCCACATGCATACAAAATAGGCATCTGTTTCGACTTCCAGAAAATCAAAGAGGAAGGACTCCTTCCTGTTACCCCTACAGATATATGCATGGACGAAATCATATAG
- a CDS encoding S41 family peptidase yields MSKNKTNRFMPFIMAFCVVIGIIIGTFFSNHFSGNRLNVINSGSNRLNNLLHLIDDQYVDAVNIDSLVDKAIPQILAELDPHSVYISAKDAAQATDDLKGSFSGVGVEFVIRQDTIHIQNVIQNGPAEKAGLLAGDKIVAVDGKPFVGKIVTNQEAMHRLKGPKDTKVKIGVIRYGSKKVQTFTVTRGEIPTKSVTAAYMLNDKTGYIRIKNFGENTYPEMLIALAKLSQQGFTNLCIDLRDNSGGYLTAAVNMANEFLPDKKLIVYTQGRKSPRHNYMSDGKGAYQKIPMVVLINEGSASSAEIFAGAMQDNDRATIIGRRSFGKGLVQQQIEFPDHSLIRLTIARYYTPSGRCIQKPYTLGDDKDYEQDLLDRYQHGEFFSQDSIKHTGPAYHTGNGRIVYGGGGITPDIFVPEDTLGMTSYFKEASLSGLILQFAFTYTDDNRPKLNNFKEMMELADYLDSQDMVEKFASYADKRGLKRRNLLIKKSHKLLDRVIDSRIIYNMLDEQAWTQYINLDDPVIKKTLDVFENHAAFPKKPEPAKKGAAKKEKIAMANTPYNYSSLHHNNCMIANA; encoded by the coding sequence ATGAGTAAGAATAAGACCAACCGCTTTATGCCATTCATCATGGCATTCTGTGTTGTGATAGGTATTATCATCGGAACATTCTTTTCCAACCATTTCTCTGGAAATCGCCTCAACGTTATCAATAGTGGAAGCAACCGTCTGAACAACCTGCTCCATCTTATTGATGACCAATATGTAGATGCCGTGAACATCGACTCGCTGGTAGATAAGGCAATTCCACAGATTTTAGCAGAACTGGATCCACATTCCGTATATATCAGTGCTAAAGACGCTGCTCAGGCCACCGACGATCTGAAAGGCTCGTTCTCGGGTGTAGGCGTAGAGTTTGTCATCCGCCAAGATACGATACATATACAGAATGTGATACAGAATGGACCTGCCGAGAAAGCCGGACTTTTGGCAGGAGATAAGATTGTAGCCGTAGACGGCAAACCTTTTGTTGGCAAGATTGTAACCAACCAAGAGGCTATGCATCGCCTGAAGGGTCCAAAGGATACCAAGGTGAAAATCGGAGTTATACGATATGGAAGCAAGAAGGTTCAGACCTTTACCGTAACCCGAGGTGAAATACCGACAAAGAGTGTTACAGCAGCTTACATGCTAAACGACAAAACTGGCTATATCCGTATCAAGAACTTTGGCGAGAACACCTATCCGGAAATGCTGATTGCCCTGGCCAAACTCTCACAGCAGGGATTCACCAACCTCTGTATTGACCTTCGTGATAACTCAGGAGGTTACCTGACGGCTGCAGTAAACATGGCAAACGAATTCTTGCCAGACAAGAAGCTCATCGTTTACACACAGGGACGCAAATCGCCTAGACATAACTATATGAGTGACGGTAAGGGTGCCTACCAGAAGATTCCGATGGTAGTTCTCATCAATGAAGGTTCTGCATCATCTGCAGAAATCTTTGCGGGTGCCATGCAGGATAATGACCGTGCTACCATCATCGGACGACGCTCGTTTGGTAAGGGACTGGTTCAGCAACAGATAGAATTCCCTGACCACAGCCTCATCCGTCTGACCATTGCGCGCTACTATACTCCTTCAGGAAGATGCATCCAGAAGCCATATACGCTGGGAGATGACAAGGATTATGAGCAAGACTTGCTTGACAGATACCAGCACGGAGAGTTCTTCTCACAGGATAGCATCAAGCATACAGGACCGGCTTATCATACAGGTAACGGCCGTATTGTCTATGGCGGAGGTGGCATCACCCCAGACATCTTTGTTCCTGAAGATACGCTCGGCATGACATCCTATTTCAAGGAGGCCAGTCTGAGTGGTCTCATCTTGCAGTTTGCCTTCACTTATACAGACGATAACCGTCCGAAGTTGAACAACTTCAAGGAGATGATGGAACTTGCCGATTATCTTGACAGTCAGGACATGGTTGAAAAGTTTGCCAGCTATGCTGATAAACGTGGTTTGAAACGTAGAAATCTTTTAATCAAGAAATCACACAAACTGTTAGACCGTGTCATCGACAGCCGTATCATCTACAATATGTTGGACGAGCAGGCATGGACCCAGTACATCAATCTTGATGACCCAGTCATCAAAAAGACGCTGGATGTATTTGAGAACCATGCAGCATTTCCAAAGAAACCAGAGCCAGCCAAAAAAGGCGCTGCGAAGAAAGAAAAGATAGCTATGGCGAATACGCCCTACAACTATTCTTCCTTACACCATAATAATTGTATGATAGCAAATGCTTAA
- a CDS encoding deoxycytidylate deaminase — MANELSKQTKLDLRYLRMARIWAENSYCKRRQVGALVVKDKMIISDGYNGTPSGFENVCEDNNVTKPYVLHAEANAITKLARSSNNSEGSTLYVTASPCIECAKLIIQSGIKRVVYAEKYRLDDGIKLMQRAGIKVEYLNPDEKTSSSED; from the coding sequence ATGGCAAACGAACTTTCCAAACAAACCAAGCTCGACCTTCGCTATTTGCGAATGGCACGTATATGGGCTGAAAACAGCTATTGCAAACGCCGACAGGTAGGTGCACTGGTTGTAAAAGATAAAATGATTATCAGTGATGGCTACAACGGTACACCGAGCGGATTTGAAAATGTCTGTGAGGATAACAACGTAACCAAGCCATACGTTCTCCATGCGGAGGCTAATGCTATTACGAAATTGGCTCGCAGCAGCAATAACAGTGAGGGAAGTACGCTTTACGTCACCGCCTCTCCATGTATAGAATGTGCCAAACTGATTATACAGTCGGGCATCAAGCGTGTTGTATATGCAGAGAAATACCGTCTGGACGATGGTATCAAACTGATGCAACGAGCAGGAATCAAGGTAGAATACCTCAATCCTGATGAAAAGACATCTTCTTCAGAAGATTAG
- a CDS encoding M3 family metallopeptidase → MQDNKIQNRTNPFFVPYNTPHDTVPFERIRLEDYEPAFMEGIRRDDEATDKIVNDPAEPTFENTIARVDTEKGEHYYDLLSRVSNVFSCMMSAETCDEMEEIAQKMSPILTKHANDITLNKKLFERIKFVHDHPNRELTPEEKMLLDTSYDGFVRSGALLDEEGKEKLRELTEEASMLTLQFSQNLLKENKAFTLHITDEAQLDGLPETAKAAAAHTAKEQEKEGWIFTLDYPSYSPFMTYSTQRELRKQMYMARNTVCTHDNEQNNLEICKRLVNLRRELAQLLGFETYADYVLRHRMASNTEHVYKLLNDLIDAYKPTAEKEVKEVEALAKKLEGQDFEMKPWDFGFYSHKLQMEKYNLDAEMLRPYFQLDKVIDGVFGLANKLYGITFKENKEIPVYHPDVKAYEVFDKDGSYLAVFYADFFPRKGKQGGAWMTEFQGQWIDHKGNNIRPHVSVVMNFTKPTEEKPALLTLGEVETFLHEFGHSLHGMFANTRFESLSGTNVWWDFVELPSQFMENYAIEKDFLRTFAFHYQTGEPLPDELIERIVKSRNFMTAYGCLRQVSFGLLDMAYYTQKKEFTADIMPYEREAWKKTMILPQLQETCMTVQFSHIMAGGYAAGYYSYKWAEVLDADAFSVFKKNGIFDQKTAQSFRDNVLSKGGTEHPMVLYKRFRGQEPTIDALLERNEIKVQNKG, encoded by the coding sequence ATGCAAGACAATAAAATACAAAATAGAACCAACCCATTCTTCGTGCCTTACAATACACCGCACGATACAGTACCATTCGAACGAATCCGTCTCGAAGATTATGAACCAGCATTCATGGAGGGAATCCGCCGTGATGACGAGGCTACAGACAAGATTGTAAACGATCCGGCAGAACCAACCTTTGAGAATACCATTGCAAGAGTTGATACCGAAAAGGGCGAACACTATTACGACCTCTTGAGCCGTGTATCTAACGTTTTCTCTTGCATGATGAGTGCTGAAACCTGCGATGAGATGGAAGAGATTGCGCAGAAGATGAGTCCGATTCTCACCAAGCACGCAAATGACATCACGCTGAACAAGAAACTCTTCGAGCGCATCAAGTTCGTTCACGATCATCCAAACAGAGAACTGACTCCTGAAGAGAAGATGCTTCTGGACACCAGCTATGACGGATTCGTACGCAGCGGTGCACTCTTAGATGAAGAAGGCAAAGAGAAACTTCGCGAACTTACAGAAGAAGCCAGTATGCTCACTCTGCAGTTCTCACAGAATCTCTTAAAAGAAAACAAGGCATTTACGCTCCATATCACAGACGAAGCTCAGCTCGACGGACTTCCAGAAACAGCAAAAGCTGCCGCTGCGCATACCGCCAAAGAGCAGGAAAAAGAAGGCTGGATCTTCACACTCGATTATCCAAGTTATTCTCCATTTATGACCTACTCTACCCAGCGTGAGCTCCGCAAACAGATGTATATGGCACGCAATACGGTATGTACCCATGATAATGAGCAGAACAACCTGGAAATCTGCAAACGACTGGTAAACCTGCGCAGAGAGCTCGCCCAGTTGCTCGGTTTCGAAACCTATGCCGACTATGTTCTTCGTCATCGTATGGCAAGCAATACAGAACATGTATATAAACTTCTCAACGACCTGATAGATGCTTATAAGCCAACGGCAGAAAAGGAAGTGAAAGAAGTGGAAGCCCTTGCCAAGAAGCTGGAAGGTCAAGATTTCGAAATGAAGCCATGGGATTTCGGCTTCTATTCTCATAAACTCCAGATGGAGAAATATAATCTCGATGCAGAAATGCTTCGCCCTTATTTCCAGCTGGACAAAGTGATAGACGGTGTGTTCGGCCTCGCCAACAAACTTTATGGCATCACCTTTAAGGAGAACAAAGAGATACCGGTATACCACCCAGACGTCAAGGCATACGAGGTATTTGATAAAGACGGAAGCTATCTGGCTGTATTCTATGCCGACTTCTTCCCTCGCAAGGGTAAGCAAGGAGGTGCCTGGATGACAGAATTCCAGGGCCAGTGGATAGACCATAAGGGCAACAACATACGTCCTCACGTAAGTGTGGTAATGAACTTTACCAAGCCAACAGAGGAAAAGCCTGCTCTCTTGACATTAGGAGAAGTAGAAACCTTCCTCCATGAGTTTGGTCACAGTCTTCACGGCATGTTTGCCAATACCCGCTTCGAGAGTCTTTCGGGAACCAACGTATGGTGGGACTTCGTAGAATTGCCATCACAGTTTATGGAGAATTATGCAATAGAGAAAGATTTTCTCCGTACATTTGCCTTCCACTATCAGACAGGTGAACCATTGCCAGATGAACTCATAGAGCGCATCGTGAAGAGTCGCAACTTCATGACAGCCTACGGTTGCTTGCGCCAGGTAAGTTTCGGATTGCTTGACATGGCATACTACACCCAAAAGAAAGAATTTACTGCCGACATCATGCCTTATGAAAGGGAAGCCTGGAAAAAGACGATGATATTGCCACAGTTGCAGGAAACCTGCATGACCGTACAGTTCTCACACATCATGGCAGGAGGTTATGCCGCAGGATATTATAGCTACAAATGGGCAGAAGTATTGGATGCTGATGCTTTCAGTGTATTCAAGAAGAATGGAATCTTCGACCAGAAGACTGCTCAAAGTTTCCGTGACAACGTACTCTCTAAGGGTGGAACAGAGCATCCTATGGTTCTCTACAAACGGTTCCGTGGACAAGAGCCAACCATCGATGCACTGCTGGAACGTAACGAAATCAAGGTACAAAATAAAGGATAA